The DNA sequence TCTATCGTGAGGATTTTTCCTACGATACAAAAGGTCTGGAAAAAACCCGCAAGGAACCCGGGTTGAAACCCTTGCTAGAAGAATTTATGTACCGTTTATCGCAACTACCGGATTGGCAAGTTGCGACGCTCGAAGCGTATTTGCGGAGCTTCACCGAAACAAAAAGAATCAAAGCAGCCGTATTGATTCATCCCGTCCGGCTCGCTGTAAGCGGCAAAACATCGGGACCAGGTCTATTTGAGCTTCTTCATTCGATGGGACAGGCCGGCACCATCCGGCGACTCGAGCGGTTTCTGTCGGAGTTATGAAACACGAACTGATCTGGCGACAGATAAAAAAAATCCCGCGCGGAAAGGTTGCCACCTATGGACAGATCGCGCGCCTTTCAGGAATTGACGGACATGCGCGCCTGGTGGGTTACGCGCTCCACGGTCTCCCGCAAAACTCTGGCATTCCCTGGCATCGTGTGATCAATTCTCAGGGGCGCATCTCACTATCCGGATTCACAGCTAAACGTCAACGGCGCCTGCTGGAAATCGAGAAAGTCGTGTTCAATCCTGCCGGAAAAATCGACCTGAAGCGATTTCAATGGAAAAAATAATTCTTTTGAACTAAACGCTTCGATAGGAGGGCAATCCTTCTAAATAAGCCGGCGGAACACCTTTCAGCCAGACAACTCCCTGATCATCAATTTTGACGGGAGCCACTAATTGTGTA is a window from the bacterium genome containing:
- a CDS encoding methylated-DNA--[protein]-cysteine S-methyltransferase, which translates into the protein MKHELIWRQIKKIPRGKVATYGQIARLSGIDGHARLVGYALHGLPQNSGIPWHRVINSQGRISLSGFTAKRQRRLLEIEKVVFNPAGKIDLKRFQWKK